One stretch of Glycine soja cultivar W05 chromosome 7, ASM419377v2, whole genome shotgun sequence DNA includes these proteins:
- the LOC114420232 gene encoding uncharacterized protein LOC114420232 — MRSVSLRPELHIPICSSNPPSCVKPIKLVVASSYGKNLKNPPSKFAITLREHRTTLEHAARLPLLKHDSGIVVMGAVCVVGILAVVLSEEKALALGPEGPLVEEFWDNVRRYGLYALTVSTGALYTIFRPIAELLKNPISAIFILALFGGSIFIVSQVLSAMVGVSEFSYDFGY, encoded by the coding sequence ATGAGAAGTGTGAGCCTGAGACCAGAGCTTCACATTCCAATTTGTTCTTCAAACCCTCCATCATGTGTCAAACCCATCAAATTAGTGGTAGCATCATCGTATgggaaaaatttgaaaaatccaCCTTCCAAATTTGCAATCACTCTTAGAGAGCACAGAACAACTTTGGAGCATGCGGCGAGGTTGCCATTACTGAAACATGATTCCGGTATTGTGGTAATGGGAGCGGTGTGTGTGGTGGGGATATTGGCGGTGGTTCTGAGCGAGGAAAAGGCCTTGGCTTTGGGCCCAGAAGGCCCACTTGTGGAAGAGTTTTGGGACAACGTGAGGAGATATGGACTCTACGCTCTCACCGTCAGCACAGGTGCCCTTTACACCATCTTCCGCCCTATAGCAGAACTTCTCAAGAATCCCATTTCCGCAATTTTCATCCTTGCTCTTTTCGGGGGTTCAATCTTCATTGTTTCTCAAGTCCTCTCTGCCATGGTTGGTGTTTCTGAATTTTCTTACGACTTTGGATACTAG
- the LOC114420233 gene encoding microtubule-associated protein 70-5-like isoform X2, whose translation MVSCEDQYGEKLPLVQPDPVVLEINRLQNQLKEKEKELATCQGEIKALRSTEALKDKAIEELRNGVSKLDERLRITEDHLKQKNLEIKKLTDEKKNALASQYAAEATLRRVHANQKDEDFVPIERAIAPLEAEIKMYKNEITALQEDKKALERLTKLKESALLEAERILRSALDRALVVEEVRNQNIDLKRQIEICQEENKLLEKNHRQKILEVEKLSQTIQELEEVILASGATANAVRDYQQQISELQEEKRTLERELARVKVSTNRIANAVANEWKDENHKVMPVRQWLEERRIMQAEIQRLKDKQAISERTAKAESQLKDKLKLRLKTLEEGLKHFSNNPITSNVSYASQKAEKSNILGFLTTSAGLRKRSTSQPRACTVGSSLFQTPNIKNNRGDIVAGNLKLGSPTKKYGSTENMLTKGIWASRSKVADNGEKENEMQVNRDMTLNRCNDESEATEIKTIVDVEEDPPESKKPKGSSRDDVVSGFLYDKLQKEVINLRKSCEIKDSSLQAKDEEIKMLIKKVGVLTKAMEVEWKKMKREAAAREKEASSTKSDDNRKNRSANSSKRAI comes from the exons ATGGTGAGCTGTGAAGACCAATATGGAGAAAAGCTTCCACTTGTCCAACCAGACCCGGTGGTGTTGGAGATTAATCGTTTGCAAAACCAACTAAAAG aaaaagaaaaggaactaGCGACTTGTCAGGGTGAAATCAAAGCTTTAAGGTCAACTGAAGCTCTAAAGGATAAGGCCATAGAAGAG TTGAGAAATGGAGTCAGTAAACTGGACGAAAGACTTAGAATTACAGAGGATCATCTTAAACAAAAG AATCTAGAAATCAAGAAACTGacagatgaaaagaaaaatgcattGGCTTCGCAATATGCTGCAGAAGCAACACTTAGAAGGGTACATGCAAATCAAAAGGATGAAGATTTTGTTCCAATTGAGAGAGCCATTGCTCCTCTTGAAGCTGAGATCAAAATGTATAAGAATGAG ATCACTGCACTTCAAGAAGATAAGAAAGCTTTGGAACGACTCACAAAATTGAAAGAGTCAGCATTGCTAGAAGCAGAGAGGATTCTGAGAAGTGCTCTAGATAGGGCTCTAGTTGTTGAGGAGGTTCGAAATCAGAACATTGACTTGAAGAGACAGATTGAGATCTGCCAG GAGGAGAACAAACTCTTAGAGAAAAACCATCGTCAAAAGATTTTGGAAGTTGAAAAGCTTAGTCAAACCATTCAAGAACTTGAGGAAGTCATCTTAGCTAGTGGAGCTACTGCTAATGCTGTTCGTGATTATCAGCAACAGATTTCTGAATTGCAA GAAGAGAAGAGGACATTAGAGAGGGAGCTAGCAAGGGTAAAAGTTTCAACCAACAGAATTGCAAATGCCGTGGCTAATGAGTGGAAGGACGAAAATCATAAGGTCATGCCTGTCAGGCAATGGCTGGAAGAAAGAAGGATTATGCAG GCAGAGATTCAACGGTTGAAAGACAAGCAAGCTATATCAGAGAGAACAGCTAAGGCAGAGTCCCAATTGAAG GATAAACTGAAGCTGAGGCTTAAAACACTGGAGGAAGGCTTAAAGCATTTCTCCAATAACCCAATCACTTCGAATGTGTCTTATGCATCTCAAAAAGCAGAAAAGTCTAACATACTAGGTTTCCTAACAACCAGTGCTGGACTGAGAAAGAGATCCACATCACAACCAAGGGCATGTACGGTTGGAAGCTCATTGTTCCAGAcaccaaatataaaaaacaacagAGGAGACATCGTAGCTGGGAATTTGAAGCTGGGGAGccctacaaaaaaatatggtTCTACAGAAAATATGTTAACGAAAGGGATATGGGCATCAAGAAGTAAAGTTGCTGATAATGgtgaaaaggaaaatgaaatgcAGGTGAACAGAGACATGACTTTAAACAGATGCAATGATGAAAGTGAAGCAACAGAAATTAAAACCATTGTTGATGTGGAAGAAGACCCTCCTGAaagcaagaaaccaaaaggttCAAGCAGGGATGATGTGGTCTCAGGTTTTCTATATGATAAGCTGCAAAAAGAGGTCATCAATTTGAGGAAGTCTTGTGAAATTAAAGACAGTAGTTTACAAGCTAAAGATGAAGAAATTAAG ATGCTTATAAAGAAAGTCGGTGTACTGACAAAGGCCATGGAAGTAGagtggaagaaaatgaaaagagaggCAGCTGCTAGAGAGAAGGAGGCTTCATCAACAAAGTCAGATGATAACAGGAAAAACAGAAGCGCAAACTCCTCTAAAAG ggcgatataa
- the LOC114420233 gene encoding microtubule-associated protein 70-5-like isoform X1 — MVSCEDQYGEKLPLVQPDPVVLEINRLQNQLKEKEKELATCQGEIKALRSTEALKDKAIEELRNGVSKLDERLRITEDHLKQKNLEIKKLTDEKKNALASQYAAEATLRRVHANQKDEDFVPIERAIAPLEAEIKMYKNEITALQEDKKALERLTKLKESALLEAERILRSALDRALVVEEVRNQNIDLKRQIEICQEENKLLEKNHRQKILEVEKLSQTIQELEEVILASGATANAVRDYQQQISELQEEKRTLERELARVKVSTNRIANAVANEWKDENHKVMPVRQWLEERRIMQAEIQRLKDKQAISERTAKAESQLKDKLKLRLKTLEEGLKHFSNNPITSNVSYASQKAEKSNILGFLTTSAGLRKRSTSQPRACTVGSSLFQTPNIKNNRGDIVAGNLKLGSPTKKYGSTENMLTKGIWASRSKVADNGEKENEMQVNRDMTLNRCNDESEATEIKTIVDVEEDPPESKKPKGSSRDDVVSGFLYDKLQKEVINLRKSCEIKDSSLQAKDEEIKMLIKKVGVLTKAMEVEWKKMKREAAAREKEASSTKSDDNRKNRSANSSKRFFSFTFCSAANNCQLSSFFSPF, encoded by the exons ATGGTGAGCTGTGAAGACCAATATGGAGAAAAGCTTCCACTTGTCCAACCAGACCCGGTGGTGTTGGAGATTAATCGTTTGCAAAACCAACTAAAAG aaaaagaaaaggaactaGCGACTTGTCAGGGTGAAATCAAAGCTTTAAGGTCAACTGAAGCTCTAAAGGATAAGGCCATAGAAGAG TTGAGAAATGGAGTCAGTAAACTGGACGAAAGACTTAGAATTACAGAGGATCATCTTAAACAAAAG AATCTAGAAATCAAGAAACTGacagatgaaaagaaaaatgcattGGCTTCGCAATATGCTGCAGAAGCAACACTTAGAAGGGTACATGCAAATCAAAAGGATGAAGATTTTGTTCCAATTGAGAGAGCCATTGCTCCTCTTGAAGCTGAGATCAAAATGTATAAGAATGAG ATCACTGCACTTCAAGAAGATAAGAAAGCTTTGGAACGACTCACAAAATTGAAAGAGTCAGCATTGCTAGAAGCAGAGAGGATTCTGAGAAGTGCTCTAGATAGGGCTCTAGTTGTTGAGGAGGTTCGAAATCAGAACATTGACTTGAAGAGACAGATTGAGATCTGCCAG GAGGAGAACAAACTCTTAGAGAAAAACCATCGTCAAAAGATTTTGGAAGTTGAAAAGCTTAGTCAAACCATTCAAGAACTTGAGGAAGTCATCTTAGCTAGTGGAGCTACTGCTAATGCTGTTCGTGATTATCAGCAACAGATTTCTGAATTGCAA GAAGAGAAGAGGACATTAGAGAGGGAGCTAGCAAGGGTAAAAGTTTCAACCAACAGAATTGCAAATGCCGTGGCTAATGAGTGGAAGGACGAAAATCATAAGGTCATGCCTGTCAGGCAATGGCTGGAAGAAAGAAGGATTATGCAG GCAGAGATTCAACGGTTGAAAGACAAGCAAGCTATATCAGAGAGAACAGCTAAGGCAGAGTCCCAATTGAAG GATAAACTGAAGCTGAGGCTTAAAACACTGGAGGAAGGCTTAAAGCATTTCTCCAATAACCCAATCACTTCGAATGTGTCTTATGCATCTCAAAAAGCAGAAAAGTCTAACATACTAGGTTTCCTAACAACCAGTGCTGGACTGAGAAAGAGATCCACATCACAACCAAGGGCATGTACGGTTGGAAGCTCATTGTTCCAGAcaccaaatataaaaaacaacagAGGAGACATCGTAGCTGGGAATTTGAAGCTGGGGAGccctacaaaaaaatatggtTCTACAGAAAATATGTTAACGAAAGGGATATGGGCATCAAGAAGTAAAGTTGCTGATAATGgtgaaaaggaaaatgaaatgcAGGTGAACAGAGACATGACTTTAAACAGATGCAATGATGAAAGTGAAGCAACAGAAATTAAAACCATTGTTGATGTGGAAGAAGACCCTCCTGAaagcaagaaaccaaaaggttCAAGCAGGGATGATGTGGTCTCAGGTTTTCTATATGATAAGCTGCAAAAAGAGGTCATCAATTTGAGGAAGTCTTGTGAAATTAAAGACAGTAGTTTACAAGCTAAAGATGAAGAAATTAAG ATGCTTATAAAGAAAGTCGGTGTACTGACAAAGGCCATGGAAGTAGagtggaagaaaatgaaaagagaggCAGCTGCTAGAGAGAAGGAGGCTTCATCAACAAAGTCAGATGATAACAGGAAAAACAGAAGCGCAAACTCCTCTAAAAGGTTCTTTAGCTTCACTTTCTGTAGTGCGGCTAATAACTGTCAATTGTCAAGTTTCTTCAGTCCGTTTTAA
- the LOC114420233 gene encoding microtubule-associated protein 70-5-like isoform X3, with protein sequence MESVNWTKDLELQRIILNKRCTVLNLEIKKLTDEKKNALASQYAAEATLRRVHANQKDEDFVPIERAIAPLEAEIKMYKNEITALQEDKKALERLTKLKESALLEAERILRSALDRALVVEEVRNQNIDLKRQIEICQEENKLLEKNHRQKILEVEKLSQTIQELEEVILASGATANAVRDYQQQISELQEEKRTLERELARVKVSTNRIANAVANEWKDENHKVMPVRQWLEERRIMQAEIQRLKDKQAISERTAKAESQLKDKLKLRLKTLEEGLKHFSNNPITSNVSYASQKAEKSNILGFLTTSAGLRKRSTSQPRACTVGSSLFQTPNIKNNRGDIVAGNLKLGSPTKKYGSTENMLTKGIWASRSKVADNGEKENEMQVNRDMTLNRCNDESEATEIKTIVDVEEDPPESKKPKGSSRDDVVSGFLYDKLQKEVINLRKSCEIKDSSLQAKDEEIKMLIKKVGVLTKAMEVEWKKMKREAAAREKEASSTKSDDNRKNRSANSSKRFFSFTFCSAANNCQLSSFFSPF encoded by the exons ATGGAGTCAGTAAACTGGACGAAAGACTTAGAATTACAGAGGATCATCTTAAACAAAAGGTGCACTGTTCTG AATCTAGAAATCAAGAAACTGacagatgaaaagaaaaatgcattGGCTTCGCAATATGCTGCAGAAGCAACACTTAGAAGGGTACATGCAAATCAAAAGGATGAAGATTTTGTTCCAATTGAGAGAGCCATTGCTCCTCTTGAAGCTGAGATCAAAATGTATAAGAATGAG ATCACTGCACTTCAAGAAGATAAGAAAGCTTTGGAACGACTCACAAAATTGAAAGAGTCAGCATTGCTAGAAGCAGAGAGGATTCTGAGAAGTGCTCTAGATAGGGCTCTAGTTGTTGAGGAGGTTCGAAATCAGAACATTGACTTGAAGAGACAGATTGAGATCTGCCAG GAGGAGAACAAACTCTTAGAGAAAAACCATCGTCAAAAGATTTTGGAAGTTGAAAAGCTTAGTCAAACCATTCAAGAACTTGAGGAAGTCATCTTAGCTAGTGGAGCTACTGCTAATGCTGTTCGTGATTATCAGCAACAGATTTCTGAATTGCAA GAAGAGAAGAGGACATTAGAGAGGGAGCTAGCAAGGGTAAAAGTTTCAACCAACAGAATTGCAAATGCCGTGGCTAATGAGTGGAAGGACGAAAATCATAAGGTCATGCCTGTCAGGCAATGGCTGGAAGAAAGAAGGATTATGCAG GCAGAGATTCAACGGTTGAAAGACAAGCAAGCTATATCAGAGAGAACAGCTAAGGCAGAGTCCCAATTGAAG GATAAACTGAAGCTGAGGCTTAAAACACTGGAGGAAGGCTTAAAGCATTTCTCCAATAACCCAATCACTTCGAATGTGTCTTATGCATCTCAAAAAGCAGAAAAGTCTAACATACTAGGTTTCCTAACAACCAGTGCTGGACTGAGAAAGAGATCCACATCACAACCAAGGGCATGTACGGTTGGAAGCTCATTGTTCCAGAcaccaaatataaaaaacaacagAGGAGACATCGTAGCTGGGAATTTGAAGCTGGGGAGccctacaaaaaaatatggtTCTACAGAAAATATGTTAACGAAAGGGATATGGGCATCAAGAAGTAAAGTTGCTGATAATGgtgaaaaggaaaatgaaatgcAGGTGAACAGAGACATGACTTTAAACAGATGCAATGATGAAAGTGAAGCAACAGAAATTAAAACCATTGTTGATGTGGAAGAAGACCCTCCTGAaagcaagaaaccaaaaggttCAAGCAGGGATGATGTGGTCTCAGGTTTTCTATATGATAAGCTGCAAAAAGAGGTCATCAATTTGAGGAAGTCTTGTGAAATTAAAGACAGTAGTTTACAAGCTAAAGATGAAGAAATTAAG ATGCTTATAAAGAAAGTCGGTGTACTGACAAAGGCCATGGAAGTAGagtggaagaaaatgaaaagagaggCAGCTGCTAGAGAGAAGGAGGCTTCATCAACAAAGTCAGATGATAACAGGAAAAACAGAAGCGCAAACTCCTCTAAAAGGTTCTTTAGCTTCACTTTCTGTAGTGCGGCTAATAACTGTCAATTGTCAAGTTTCTTCAGTCCGTTTTAA
- the LOC114420234 gene encoding pentatricopeptide repeat-containing protein At4g16390, chloroplastic-like gives MAYNLCSSPSSLFHDLPSISSSSSSRKFKLRNLSSSSLTPHSKTLLHVSLHEHEPIPEHLPPDAKSSSSSKSNYIWVNPRSPRAKQLESRSYDARYTSLVNLAHSLDSCNPSQEDVSLVLKDLGDRVIEQDAVIVINNMSNSRVVPFVLNYFQRRIRPTREVILYNVTLKVFRKSKDLDAMEKLFDEMLQRGVRPDNVTFSTIISCARICSLPNKAVEWFEKMSSFGCEPDDVTYSAMIDAYGRAGNIDMALRLYDRARTEKWRLDTVTFSTLIKMYGLAGNYDGCLNVYQEMKVLGVKPNMVIYNTLLDAMGRAKRPWQAKSIYTEMTNNGFSPNWVTYASLLRAYGRGRYSEDALFVYKEMKEKGMEMNTHLYNTLLAMCADLGLANEAFEIFEDMKTSATCLCDSWTFSSLITIYSCTGNVSEAERMLNEMIESGSQPTIFVLTSLVQCYGKVGRTDDVVKTFNQLLDLGISPDDRFCGCLLNVMTQTPKEELGKLNDCVKKANPKLGSVVRYLVEGLEEGGGEFKKEASELFNSIADEVKKPFCNSLIDLCVNLNLLDKACELLDLGLTLEIYTDVQSKSQTQWSLHLKSLSLGASLTALHAWINDLSKTLESGEDLPPLLGINTGHGKHRYSDKGLASVVESHLNELNAPFHEAPDKAGWFLTTQVAAKSWLESRELVTA, from the coding sequence ATGGCTTACAATCTTTGCTCTTCCCCTTCCTCTCTCTTCCATGACCTTCCctccatttcttcttcttcttcttcccgcAAATTCAAACTTCGAAACTTGTCCTCTTCTTCTCTCACTCCTCATTCCAAAACCCTTCTCCATGTCTCCTTGCACGAACACGAACCCATTCCCGAACACCTACCACCCGACGCAAAATCCTCGTCTTCGTCGAAAAGTAATTACATCTGGGTCAACCCCCGAAGCCCCAGGGCCAAACAACTCGAGAGTAGATCCTACGATGCCAGGTACACTTCTCTTGTAAATCTCGCCCACTCCTTGGACTCTTGCAATCCCTCTCAAGAGGACGTCTCTCTAGTTTTGAAGGACTTAGGGGATAGGGTTATAGAGCAAGACGCTGTAATTGTCATCAACAACATGTCCAATTCCCGTGTTGTACCCTTTGTTCTCAATTACTTTCAGCGTAGGATTAGACCCACCAGAGAGGTCATTCTCTACAACGTCACCCTCAAGGTGTTTAGGAAGAGCAAGGATTTGGATGCAATGGAGAAGCTGTTTGATGAAATGCTCCAGAGAGGGGTGAGGCCTGACAATGTCACTTTCTCCACTATAATTAGCTGTGCTAGGATTTGTTCTTTACCCAATAAGGCCGTGGAGTGGTTTGAAAAGATGTCATCATTCGGGTGTGAGCCTGATGATGTTACCTACTCGGCTATGATTGATGCTTATGGCAGGGCTGGTAATATTGACATGGCTTTGCGCCTGTATGATCGTGCCAGGACCGAGAAGTGGCGACTTGATACCGTTACCTTCTCCACCCTGATTAAGATGTATGGTTTGGCGGGTAATTATGATGGATGCTTGAATGTCTACCAAGAGATGAAGGTTCTTGGTGTTAAGCCTAACATGGTTATTTATAACACTCTGTTGGATGCCATGGGGAGAGCTAAGAGGCCCTGGCAGGCCAAGAGCATATATACGGAGATGACTAATAATGGATTTTCACCGAATTGGGTGACTTACGCGTCTCTCTTAAGGGCCTATGGTAGAGGACGCTACAGCGAAGATGCTCTCTTTGTTTATAAGGAAATGAAGGAAAAGGGAATGGAGATGAACACTCATCTTTATAATACTCTTCTGGCCATGTGTGCAGATCTAGGCCTAGCCAATGAAGCATTTGAGATTTTTGAAGACATGAAAACTTCCGCAACTTGCCTCTGTGACAGTTGGACGTTCTCATCCTTGATTACCATATATTCCTGCACTGGGAATGTTTCGGAAGCTGAAAGAATGTTGAATGAAATGATTGAGTCTGGCTCTCAGCCTACTATTTTTGTTCTGACATCACTTGTCCAGTGCTATGGGAAGGTTGGGCGTACTGATGATGTTGTGAAAACATTTAATCAACTCTTGGATTTGGGCATCAGTCCAGACGACCGTTTCTGTGGTTGTCTTCTGAATGTTATGACCCAAACACCAAAAGAAGAGCTTGGTAAGCTAAACGATTGTGTGAAGAAGGCTAATCCAAAGCTTGGGTCCGTGGTAAGATATTTGGTGGAAGGGCTGGAGGAGGGTGGTGGGGAGTTTAAGAAAGAAGCATCTGAACTCTTTAATTCAATTGCTGATGAAGTAAAGAAGCCCTTTTGCAATTCTCTGATTGATCTTTGTGTCAACCTGAATTTGTTGGACAAAGCATGTGAGCTTCTAGACCTGGGGTTGACCCTTGAAATATATACGGATGTACAGTCCAAGTCTCAAACTCAGTGGTCTCTACATCTAAAGAGTCTCTCGCTTGGAGCTTCGCTGACTGCATTACATGCTTGGATAAATGACTTGTCCAAGACTTTGGAATCAGGAGAGGATCTTCCACCGCTGCTTGGAATTAATACTGGTCATGGGAAACACAGGTATTCGGACAAAGGTTTGGCAAGTGTAGTTGAATCACATTTGAACGAACTCAATGCTCCATTCCATGAGGCTCCGGATAAGGCTGGCTGGTTTTTGACTACACAGGTAGCAGCCAAGTCATGGCTGGAGTCTCGGGAATTGGTAACAGCATAA
- the LOC114420235 gene encoding protein PYRICULARIA ORYZAE RESISTANCE 21-like, translated as MAKKVNIMRLKVDLGCHKCYKKVKKILCKFPREKIRDQVYDEKNNIVTIAVVCCNPEKLRDKICCKGYGTIKSIEIC; from the exons ATGGCCAAAAAG GTCAACATAATGAGGCTCAAGGTTGATCTGGGGTGCCACAAATGCTACAAGAAGGTAAAGAAGATTCTCTGCAAATTCCCACGTGA AAAAATCCGAGACCAGGTGTACGACGAGAAGAATAACATCGTGACCATCGCGGTGGTTTGCTGTAACCCTGAGAAGCTCAGGGACAAAATTTGCTGCAAAGGTTACGGTACTATCAAAAGCATTGAAATTTGTTGA
- the LOC114420237 gene encoding heavy metal-associated isoprenylated plant protein 7-like isoform X3, which translates to MGEEKKDEGNKEEAKEEKKEEEKKEEPPPEIVLKVDMHCEACARKVAKALKGFQGVEEVSADSRTSKVVVKGKAADPIKVCERLQKKSGKKVELISPLPKPPEEKKEETKEEPPKEEKKDEPPPVVTVVLKVRMHCEPCAQVIQKRIRKIKGHKNLILWR; encoded by the exons ATGGGTGAA gaaaagaaagacgaaggaaacaaagaagaagccaaggaggaaaagaaggaagaagagaagaaggagGAGCCACCACCGGAGATAGTGCTCAAAGTTGATATGCATTGTGAGGCCTGTGCAAGGAAAGTTGCAAAAGCATTGAAAGGATTCCAAG GAGTGGAAGAGGTGAGTGCGGATAGCAGGACAAGCAAAGTGGTAGTGAAAGGAAAGGCAGCTGACCCCATAAAGGTGTGTGAGAGGCTACAAAAGAAAAGTGGTAAGAAAGTGGAGCTAATTTCACCCTTGCCAAAACCTCCagaggagaaaaaagaagaaaccaaAGAAGAACCACCCAAAGAGGAGAAAAAAGATGAG CCTCCTCCTgtggtaacagttgtccttaaAGTTCGAATGCATTGTGAACCATGTGCTCAAGTTATCCAGAAGCGAATCCGCAAGATTAAGG ggCATAAGAATCTTATCCTGTGGCGCTAA
- the LOC114420237 gene encoding heavy metal-associated isoprenylated plant protein 7-like isoform X1, producing MGEEKKDEGNKEEAKEEKKEEEKKEEPPPEIVLKVDMHCEACARKVAKALKGFQGVEEVSADSRTSKVVVKGKAADPIKVCERLQKKSGKKVELISPLPKPPEEKKEETKEEPPKEEKKDEPPPVVTVVLKVRMHCEPCAQVIQKRIRKIKGVESVETDLANDQVIVKGVVDPAKLVDHVYKRTKKQASIVKDEEKKEEEKKEEEKREEKEEEKKEGEEDNKTEIKRSEYWPSKNYIDYAYDPEIFSDENPNACSVM from the exons ATGGGTGAA gaaaagaaagacgaaggaaacaaagaagaagccaaggaggaaaagaaggaagaagagaagaaggagGAGCCACCACCGGAGATAGTGCTCAAAGTTGATATGCATTGTGAGGCCTGTGCAAGGAAAGTTGCAAAAGCATTGAAAGGATTCCAAG GAGTGGAAGAGGTGAGTGCGGATAGCAGGACAAGCAAAGTGGTAGTGAAAGGAAAGGCAGCTGACCCCATAAAGGTGTGTGAGAGGCTACAAAAGAAAAGTGGTAAGAAAGTGGAGCTAATTTCACCCTTGCCAAAACCTCCagaggagaaaaaagaagaaaccaaAGAAGAACCACCCAAAGAGGAGAAAAAAGATGAG CCTCCTCCTgtggtaacagttgtccttaaAGTTCGAATGCATTGTGAACCATGTGCTCAAGTTATCCAGAAGCGAATCCGCAAGATTAAGG GAGTAGAATCAGTGGAAACAGACTTGGCAAATGATCAAGTTATAGTAAAAGGTGTTGTCGACCCTGCCAAGCTTGTTGATCATGTCTACAAGAGGACCAAAAAGCAAGCCTCTATTGTGAAGGAcgaagaaaagaaggaagaagaaaagaaagaagaagagaaaagggaagagaaagaagaagagaaaaaagaaggtgAAGAAGATAACAAAACTGAAATCAAACGAAGTGAATACTGGCCATCCAAGAACTACATCGACTATGCTTATGACCCCGAGATTTTCAGCGACGAGAACCCGAATGCCTGCTCTGTTATGTAA
- the LOC114420237 gene encoding heavy metal-associated isoprenylated plant protein 7-like isoform X2, with protein sequence MGEKDEGNKEEAKEEKKEEEKKEEPPPEIVLKVDMHCEACARKVAKALKGFQGVEEVSADSRTSKVVVKGKAADPIKVCERLQKKSGKKVELISPLPKPPEEKKEETKEEPPKEEKKDEPPPVVTVVLKVRMHCEPCAQVIQKRIRKIKGVESVETDLANDQVIVKGVVDPAKLVDHVYKRTKKQASIVKDEEKKEEEKKEEEKREEKEEEKKEGEEDNKTEIKRSEYWPSKNYIDYAYDPEIFSDENPNACSVM encoded by the exons ATGGGTGAA aaagacgaaggaaacaaagaagaagccaaggaggaaaagaaggaagaagagaagaaggagGAGCCACCACCGGAGATAGTGCTCAAAGTTGATATGCATTGTGAGGCCTGTGCAAGGAAAGTTGCAAAAGCATTGAAAGGATTCCAAG GAGTGGAAGAGGTGAGTGCGGATAGCAGGACAAGCAAAGTGGTAGTGAAAGGAAAGGCAGCTGACCCCATAAAGGTGTGTGAGAGGCTACAAAAGAAAAGTGGTAAGAAAGTGGAGCTAATTTCACCCTTGCCAAAACCTCCagaggagaaaaaagaagaaaccaaAGAAGAACCACCCAAAGAGGAGAAAAAAGATGAG CCTCCTCCTgtggtaacagttgtccttaaAGTTCGAATGCATTGTGAACCATGTGCTCAAGTTATCCAGAAGCGAATCCGCAAGATTAAGG GAGTAGAATCAGTGGAAACAGACTTGGCAAATGATCAAGTTATAGTAAAAGGTGTTGTCGACCCTGCCAAGCTTGTTGATCATGTCTACAAGAGGACCAAAAAGCAAGCCTCTATTGTGAAGGAcgaagaaaagaaggaagaagaaaagaaagaagaagagaaaagggaagagaaagaagaagagaaaaaagaaggtgAAGAAGATAACAAAACTGAAATCAAACGAAGTGAATACTGGCCATCCAAGAACTACATCGACTATGCTTATGACCCCGAGATTTTCAGCGACGAGAACCCGAATGCCTGCTCTGTTATGTAA